A window from Streptomyces sp. NBC_00299 encodes these proteins:
- a CDS encoding ComF family protein, with amino-acid sequence MRGWWQDLTDLVLPAECGGCGRPRTVLCPECRAALSGAAPSRVRPVPEPPGLPVVHAAARYADEARAVLLAHKERGALALTAPLGAALAGAVRAGLREDHASRDSGAPGRAVWFQGSQVRADGVRRSAGAEAPVLLVPVPSARGSVRARGHDPARRIALAAAGELRRAGTPARVLAVLRQGRGVADQSGLNSRQRLDNLAGALVVAPGGARLLAGGGPVVLVDDLMTTGASLAEAARAVRVGLAAAEGVGSGGWERVGPNSRTAESTATAVYQAGSRESTEERCAGSTEGSVRRLRERQGIMGAGQARDLICAAVVAASPDSFEVNRN; translated from the coding sequence ATGCGGGGGTGGTGGCAGGACCTGACCGACCTGGTGCTGCCGGCCGAGTGCGGAGGCTGCGGAAGGCCTCGCACGGTGCTCTGCCCGGAGTGCCGTGCCGCCCTGAGCGGGGCCGCACCGAGCCGGGTGCGACCGGTGCCGGAGCCGCCCGGGCTGCCGGTCGTGCACGCGGCGGCCCGGTACGCGGACGAGGCGCGGGCCGTGCTGCTCGCCCACAAGGAACGCGGCGCGCTGGCGCTCACGGCACCGCTCGGAGCGGCGCTGGCGGGGGCTGTGCGGGCCGGGCTTCGGGAGGACCATGCGTCTCGCGACAGCGGGGCGCCGGGGCGGGCTGTGTGGTTCCAGGGTTCGCAGGTGCGGGCCGACGGGGTGCGTCGGTCGGCGGGCGCCGAGGCGCCTGTGCTGCTCGTTCCTGTTCCGTCCGCGCGTGGGTCGGTGCGTGCGCGAGGGCATGATCCGGCGCGGCGGATCGCGCTCGCGGCGGCGGGTGAGCTGCGGCGGGCCGGGACGCCGGCGCGCGTGCTCGCCGTGCTGCGGCAAGGGCGCGGGGTGGCCGATCAGTCGGGGCTCAACTCGCGGCAGCGACTGGACAATCTCGCGGGTGCGCTGGTGGTGGCGCCCGGGGGAGCGCGGCTGCTCGCCGGTGGTGGTCCCGTTGTGCTCGTCGACGACCTGATGACGACGGGTGCGTCGCTGGCTGAGGCGGCGCGGGCTGTGCGGGTGGGGTTGGCGGCGGCGGAGGGGGTGGGCTCCGGTGGCTGGGAGAGGGTGGGCCCCAACAGTCGTACGGCGGAGTCCACAGCAACAGCCGTGTACCAAGCGGGAAGTCGGGAAAGCACAGAGGAACGGTGTGCCGGATCGACGGAGGGCAGTGTGCGGCGGTTGCGTGAGAGACAGGGAATCATGGGTGCAGGACAGGCCCGTGACCTGATCTGCGCAGCTGTGGTCGCTGCGTCGCCGGATTCTTTCGAAGTAAACCGGAACTGA
- the hpf gene encoding ribosome hibernation-promoting factor, HPF/YfiA family: MDIVVKGRKTEVPERFRKHVAEKLKLEKIQRLDAKVISLDVEVSKEPNPRQADRCDRVEITLRSRGPVIRAEAAASDPYAALDLAAEKLDARLRKQHDKRFSRRGARRLTAAEVPDHVPGAATLNGNGRTFQEEEPDGIPTKKIGSLEVKGEGPLVVREKTHVASPMTLDQALYEMELVGHDFYLFVDSETKEPSVVYRRHAYDYGVIHLSTDPMVTQVQAPAAGGTLGG, from the coding sequence GTGGACATCGTCGTCAAGGGCCGCAAGACCGAGGTGCCCGAGCGGTTCCGCAAGCACGTGGCCGAGAAGCTGAAGCTGGAGAAGATCCAGAGGCTCGATGCCAAGGTGATCAGCCTCGACGTCGAGGTGTCCAAGGAGCCCAACCCGCGACAGGCCGACCGCTGCGACCGAGTGGAGATCACGCTCCGCTCCCGCGGTCCGGTGATCCGGGCGGAGGCAGCGGCCAGCGATCCGTATGCGGCGCTCGACCTCGCGGCGGAAAAGCTGGATGCCCGGCTGCGCAAGCAGCACGACAAGCGTTTCTCGCGCCGAGGCGCACGCCGACTCACGGCGGCCGAGGTCCCCGACCACGTACCGGGCGCGGCGACGCTGAACGGCAATGGCCGCACGTTCCAGGAAGAAGAGCCGGACGGAATTCCCACCAAGAAGATCGGCTCGCTGGAAGTAAAGGGCGAAGGCCCCCTCGTCGTACGCGAGAAGACGCATGTCGCCTCCCCGATGACCCTCGACCAGGCCCTCTACGAGATGGAGCTGGTCGGGCACGACTTCTACCTGTTCGTCGACTCGGAGACGAAGGAACCGAGCGTCGTCTACCGGCGGCACGCCTACGACTACGGCGTCATTCACCTCAGCACGGACCCGATGGTCACCCAGGTCCAGGCTCCCGCGGCAGGCGGCACGCTGGGCGGCTGA